The proteins below come from a single Serratia ficaria genomic window:
- a CDS encoding DUF3024 domain-containing protein, with the protein MAFNDLEFHAVKKEVEAFVESRRPPIHIRPELDIAYKIDDQTIEILEVRPLWNGEPGEMVEHATAKITYVRSQKTWNVYWMRASLKWELYEKAKTLADALEIVRTDKHGCFFG; encoded by the coding sequence ATGGCATTTAACGATTTAGAATTTCACGCAGTCAAAAAGGAAGTCGAGGCGTTTGTGGAAAGCAGACGTCCGCCAATACATATCAGGCCTGAGCTGGATATCGCCTACAAAATTGATGACCAGACCATCGAAATCTTGGAAGTACGCCCGCTATGGAATGGCGAGCCTGGTGAAATGGTGGAGCACGCCACAGCTAAGATAACCTATGTCCGCTCTCAGAAGACATGGAATGTCTACTGGATGCGAGCAAGCCTTAAGTGGGAGCTGTACGAGAAAGCCAAGACGCTAGCCGATGCGCTGGAGATTGTACGTACTGACAAGCATGGCTGCTTCTTCGGGTAG
- a CDS encoding putative periplasmic lipoprotein: protein MKKMTIVCAAALVLAGCTSPKYNYTPATQQISEPPIGSTNTAYVGDSLLRQGISAQLDGIKVTAPARVSWGYTVTPGEFKKIGEDGQNEFYMPTPGASSGGVDKAVLADMWQAVMAKKGSQTLCVITVFSISTCENGMPFQRIKLNMSAESDFQQTLLYNGRVGKKINIGYRESSNSVARPAFNNDVEYDLSESNVIGYKGARLEVLEATNQSIRYKVLSNFNK, encoded by the coding sequence ATGAAAAAAATGACTATTGTATGTGCCGCAGCTCTCGTGCTTGCAGGATGCACATCACCAAAATACAACTACACACCAGCTACACAGCAAATTAGCGAGCCACCTATCGGTAGTACCAATACAGCCTATGTGGGGGACTCTTTGTTAAGACAGGGGATTTCTGCGCAATTGGATGGTATTAAGGTCACTGCTCCTGCCCGAGTTTCTTGGGGGTATACAGTAACTCCTGGCGAGTTCAAGAAAATTGGAGAGGATGGGCAGAATGAGTTTTATATGCCGACTCCTGGGGCCTCTTCGGGGGGAGTGGATAAGGCAGTGCTGGCTGATATGTGGCAAGCTGTTATGGCCAAGAAAGGCTCTCAAACGCTGTGTGTTATAACGGTTTTCTCCATTTCAACATGCGAAAATGGCATGCCGTTCCAACGTATAAAGTTGAACATGAGTGCCGAAAGCGATTTCCAGCAAACATTGCTTTATAACGGTAGGGTTGGAAAAAAAATCAATATTGGCTATCGCGAGTCTAGTAACAGTGTGGCGCGCCCAGCCTTCAACAATGATGTCGAGTATGATCTCTCTGAGTCAAACGTCATTGGTTATAAAGGGGCGAGGCTCGAAGTATTAGAGGCTACCAATCAGTCGATTCGGTACAAGGTACTCAGTAATTTTAACAAGTAA
- a CDS encoding Gp138 family membrane-puncturing spike protein, with amino-acid sequence MSDQESFQGELSVEDMATEENVLFAMMRRFIGQKCFSGLVVVESITVPDALSPVGMVTVKPMVHQVQADGAVMPHNKIYNLPYFRLQGGVNAVVIDPVVGDIGVAIFADRDISVVKETRQAGAPGSKRRNHFSDGLYVGGFLNGTPSQYLWFKNGGIVIHSPSKVTIEAPEVELVGNLSVSGDVTAIGEVTGKGIPLSEHEHGGVESGGFNTGKPVA; translated from the coding sequence ATGAGTGATCAGGAAAGCTTTCAGGGGGAGTTGAGTGTCGAAGACATGGCTACTGAAGAGAACGTGCTCTTTGCCATGATGCGACGTTTCATCGGCCAGAAGTGCTTCTCTGGGCTGGTAGTTGTGGAGTCCATTACCGTGCCAGACGCCCTGTCGCCTGTCGGTATGGTGACAGTTAAACCGATGGTTCATCAGGTCCAGGCGGATGGGGCAGTGATGCCTCATAACAAAATCTACAACCTTCCATATTTTCGCCTGCAGGGTGGAGTTAATGCCGTGGTGATTGATCCGGTTGTCGGTGATATCGGCGTGGCGATATTCGCCGATCGAGATATCTCGGTTGTGAAAGAAACTCGTCAAGCTGGTGCGCCTGGTTCAAAGCGCCGTAATCACTTCTCTGATGGACTGTATGTTGGCGGCTTCCTCAATGGTACGCCGTCTCAATACCTATGGTTCAAAAATGGGGGGATCGTCATTCACTCTCCATCAAAAGTCACCATTGAGGCTCCTGAGGTCGAGCTGGTAGGCAATTTAAGTGTGAGTGGTGATGTTACCGCTATTGGCGAAGTGACGGGTAAGGGGATCCCACTGTCTGAGCATGAACATGGTGGTGTGGAGTCTGGCGGTTTTAATACTGGGAAACCGGTGGCTTAA
- a CDS encoding baseplate hub protein: protein MNTYSEKLITVEFKLYNQKEPVRLSDYRCALSMSNAGGRSQSQIDLSIFNVNQDLTQMIVGQGFSTPRITNAVVSVLAGAANEQTQIYQGTIYDAFVDYNQMPDVPLRIKSTSTYFYRVKPAAPNSYINGVDVAEVIKGLAKACNYTFVNHGVSVILKDMYLCGSAIEQIMDCVDAADIGCTIHNGVVEISRKGDFLSDVVTEISPETGLIGYPTVTNSGVLVNMVFSPKLRRLNRVNIKSGNKAANGLFTIRTMEHNISTKTPGGAWLTSMLVFPVGEQRS from the coding sequence ATGAACACATACTCTGAAAAGCTGATCACCGTCGAGTTTAAACTCTATAACCAGAAGGAGCCGGTTCGCCTTTCTGATTATCGTTGCGCCCTGTCAATGAGTAATGCTGGCGGCAGGAGCCAAAGCCAAATCGACCTTTCGATTTTCAACGTTAACCAGGATCTGACTCAGATGATAGTCGGTCAGGGGTTCAGTACGCCACGGATTACCAATGCTGTTGTTTCTGTATTAGCGGGGGCAGCGAACGAGCAAACTCAGATTTACCAAGGGACTATTTACGATGCCTTTGTCGATTACAACCAGATGCCAGACGTGCCTTTACGCATCAAATCCACCAGCACTTATTTTTACCGGGTCAAGCCTGCGGCTCCCAACAGCTATATCAACGGTGTTGACGTTGCTGAGGTGATCAAGGGGCTGGCTAAGGCATGTAACTACACATTCGTAAATCACGGGGTAAGTGTGATTTTGAAGGATATGTACCTGTGCGGTAGCGCCATTGAGCAGATTATGGATTGCGTCGATGCCGCTGATATTGGCTGTACCATCCATAACGGGGTAGTAGAGATATCCAGGAAAGGGGATTTCCTCAGTGATGTCGTAACCGAAATCTCCCCGGAGACAGGTCTTATTGGATACCCCACGGTAACTAATTCGGGAGTGTTGGTGAACATGGTGTTCAGCCCCAAATTGCGTCGATTGAACCGCGTGAATATTAAGAGCGGTAACAAGGCTGCCAATGGTCTTTTCACCATCAGAACGATGGAACATAACATTTCAACTAAAACGCCTGGGGGTGCATGGTTAACGTCCATGCTCGTCTTCCCTGTCGGCGAGCAGAGGAGCTAA
- a CDS encoding phage baseplate protein yields MAISLNETTLLNAISGGGLLSVINSSLSPSYGVYYSPLTKTKSKASSYALEPTSFIDVSRVKEASITTAPLEKGDYESYNKVQRPAEINAIVVFEGWTGFSGSVPNLTNFTTGSRTEFLATLDKMISSTEIYDIETPDTTYESYDLSRYDYKVNSQDGITLLTVNLVFQAVQVTAKSNKVDPSQDAKSPNLITQDGGRAGTPDATLDEVNAAIASIKKQIPAAATKVATTVEKAVLGQGGKAQLDAAVKELVGLLQ; encoded by the coding sequence ATGGCCATATCGTTAAACGAAACAACATTGCTCAACGCTATCAGTGGCGGCGGCCTGTTGTCCGTTATCAACAGCTCTTTGTCTCCGAGTTATGGTGTCTACTACAGCCCGTTGACGAAGACAAAATCCAAGGCAAGCTCCTACGCTCTGGAACCAACCAGTTTCATCGACGTTTCACGCGTGAAAGAAGCGTCCATCACGACGGCTCCGCTTGAGAAGGGGGATTATGAGAGCTACAACAAGGTCCAGCGACCTGCTGAGATTAACGCCATTGTCGTGTTTGAAGGTTGGACGGGATTCAGTGGTTCAGTCCCCAATCTCACCAATTTCACTACCGGCAGCCGGACTGAGTTTTTAGCGACTCTGGATAAGATGATATCCAGCACTGAAATCTATGACATAGAGACTCCGGATACCACTTACGAGAGCTACGACTTGTCGCGATACGACTACAAGGTCAACTCTCAAGATGGCATTACGCTATTGACGGTGAACTTGGTTTTTCAGGCTGTCCAGGTCACAGCCAAGTCAAATAAGGTTGATCCGAGTCAGGACGCCAAATCCCCGAATCTCATTACGCAGGATGGCGGTCGCGCAGGGACGCCAGATGCCACTCTCGATGAAGTGAACGCGGCAATTGCCTCTATCAAGAAGCAAATCCCGGCAGCGGCCACCAAGGTTGCAACAACTGTCGAGAAAGCTGTATTGGGGCAGGGCGGTAAAGCTCAGTTAGATGCTGCGGTGAAGGAGTTGGTGGGGTTATTACAATGA
- a CDS encoding HGGxSTG domain-containing protein: protein MRAIYANGRCKLHGGLSTGAKTVDGKARQLEGFYRWLEAKKAKGGTPC, encoded by the coding sequence ATGCGCGCTATATACGCTAATGGACGATGCAAGCTCCATGGCGGCCTCTCAACTGGCGCAAAGACTGTCGATGGTAAGGCGAGGCAGTTAGAGGGCTTCTATCGCTGGTTAGAAGCTAAGAAAGCAAAAGGTGGCACACCATGCTAG
- a CDS encoding IS110 family RNA-guided transposase: MQNITLIGIDLGKHTFHVHAQDKNGHALLRKKFSRTQLTAFLSTCSTATVVMESCAGAHFMARHITQLGHQVKLISPQFVRPFVKSNKNDFIDAEAICEAASRPSMRFVTPRTEDQQAMAALHRVRDPLVRERVKTTNQMHAFLLEFGISMPRGTAVIRRLAAVLEEHSLPPYLTRLLMRLQQHYTYLSEQVEGLEQELKTHMADDEATQRLLTIPGVGMITASLLATKLGDGKNYVGSRDFAASTGLVPRQYSTGGKNTLMGISKRGDKNLRRLLVQCARAFMQRLEHHPGRLAEWVKVQLTRHHSNVVACGLANKLARIAWAVTAHRTVFSQ, from the coding sequence ATGCAAAACATCACACTTATCGGTATCGACCTCGGCAAGCATACCTTCCATGTCCACGCTCAGGATAAAAACGGCCACGCTCTGTTGCGCAAGAAGTTTTCCCGTACCCAGCTCACCGCTTTTCTTTCCACCTGCAGCACAGCCACCGTCGTCATGGAGTCCTGCGCCGGCGCTCACTTTATGGCGCGCCATATCACTCAGCTCGGCCATCAGGTTAAACTCATCTCGCCCCAGTTTGTCCGGCCATTCGTCAAGAGCAACAAGAACGACTTCATCGACGCTGAAGCCATCTGCGAAGCCGCTTCACGCCCCTCTATGCGCTTCGTGACGCCGAGAACCGAAGACCAACAGGCGATGGCGGCGCTGCATCGCGTCCGGGATCCTCTTGTCAGAGAACGGGTCAAAACCACCAATCAGATGCACGCCTTTCTGCTTGAGTTTGGCATCAGCATGCCGCGAGGAACGGCCGTTATCCGACGCCTGGCTGCGGTACTTGAAGAGCATTCACTCCCGCCTTATTTAACCCGGCTGCTTATGCGCCTCCAGCAACATTACACCTATCTCAGCGAGCAGGTTGAGGGACTCGAACAAGAGTTAAAAACGCATATGGCGGATGACGAGGCTACGCAGCGTCTGCTGACCATCCCCGGTGTCGGCATGATAACCGCCAGCCTGCTGGCCACAAAGCTGGGCGACGGGAAAAACTATGTCGGCAGCCGGGACTTTGCGGCATCGACGGGATTGGTCCCGCGGCAATACAGCACCGGCGGGAAAAATACGCTGATGGGCATCAGCAAGCGGGGAGATAAAAATCTGCGCCGCCTGCTGGTTCAATGTGCGCGGGCCTTTATGCAGCGACTTGAACATCACCCGGGGCGTCTGGCTGAATGGGTGAAGGTCCAGTTGACACGGCATCACTCGAATGTGGTGGCCTGTGGACTGGCGAACAAGCTGGCACGGATAGCCTGGGCGGTGACGGCGCATCGCACCGTATTTAGCCAATAA
- a CDS encoding excisionase family protein gives MDENRIFQLVPNKWVSEQLLMALSGMSKHMIQHARRTTWLEGREYRHVAPDLNPKMNNPIMYNREAIDQWIERQRPAIRRRITK, from the coding sequence ATGGATGAGAACCGCATATTTCAACTTGTACCAAACAAATGGGTTTCAGAGCAGTTACTGATGGCTTTGAGTGGTATGAGCAAGCACATGATCCAGCATGCACGAAGAACCACATGGCTTGAGGGGCGCGAGTACCGACATGTAGCCCCTGACCTAAACCCAAAGATGAACAATCCCATCATGTACAACAGAGAAGCGATAGACCAATGGATTGAGAGACAAAGACCGGCGATCCGCCGACGTATTACTAAGTAA
- a CDS encoding YoaK family small membrane protein produces MKIGYLFPVAIIVAAVVLLAWFIIGGYAMPGK; encoded by the coding sequence ATGAAAATTGGATACCTGTTTCCCGTCGCTATCATCGTAGCGGCTGTAGTGCTTCTGGCTTGGTTCATCATTGGTGGATATGCAATGCCCGGAAAGTAA
- a CDS encoding YnfU family zinc-binding protein, producing the protein MSIFDAFKMFSASTVKVTCPQCAYVSTQSRSKIRQNVTLICPKCGHYFLPKEK; encoded by the coding sequence ATGTCTATCTTCGATGCCTTCAAGATGTTCAGCGCCTCAACGGTAAAGGTCACCTGCCCGCAGTGCGCTTATGTTTCTACCCAGAGCCGCAGCAAGATACGCCAGAATGTCACCCTGATCTGCCCTAAATGCGGGCATTATTTCCTGCCAAAAGAAAAGTAG
- a CDS encoding aldo/keto reductase, giving the protein MNTALSLDSYRLLGRSGLRVSPLALGTMTFGADWGWGAEQAEARRLFDAYVDRGGNFIDTANRYTEGSAERFVGEFAAGRRDRLVIATKYTLPTQPDNPNSGGNHRKSMVRSVEESLQRLNTDYIDLLYLHAWDFTTPVEEIMRAMDDLVRAGKVLYLAVSDLPAWQASRMQMLADLRGWSPLIALQIEYSLLERTVERELMPMAQELGLGVIPWSPLAGGVLSGKYRRRDLQATGDETGTRREVVRTKGTLTAHNLDIADAVGDVARESGYSASQVALAWTLRNTAVTAPIVGARTLPQLEDNLGALEVRLAEEHWQRLDNLSAIELGFPHDFLALSTTRNIMFGDLNIARRR; this is encoded by the coding sequence ATGAACACCGCTTTATCGCTGGACAGTTACCGCCTGCTGGGCCGTTCAGGCCTGCGCGTTTCGCCGCTGGCGCTCGGCACCATGACCTTCGGCGCCGACTGGGGTTGGGGGGCGGAGCAGGCCGAGGCCCGCCGCCTGTTCGACGCCTATGTCGATCGCGGCGGCAATTTTATCGATACCGCCAACCGCTATACCGAAGGCAGCGCCGAGCGCTTTGTCGGCGAGTTCGCCGCCGGCCGCCGCGATCGGCTGGTGATCGCCACCAAATACACCCTGCCGACGCAGCCCGACAATCCGAACTCCGGCGGCAACCACCGCAAGAGCATGGTGCGCTCGGTCGAGGAAAGCCTGCAGCGGCTGAACACCGATTACATCGACCTGCTCTATCTGCACGCCTGGGATTTCACCACGCCGGTGGAGGAGATTATGCGCGCCATGGACGATTTGGTGCGGGCCGGCAAGGTGCTGTATCTGGCGGTATCCGACCTGCCCGCCTGGCAGGCATCGAGAATGCAGATGCTGGCGGATTTGCGTGGCTGGTCGCCGCTGATCGCCCTGCAGATCGAATACAGCCTGCTGGAGCGCACCGTAGAGCGCGAACTGATGCCGATGGCGCAGGAGCTGGGGCTGGGCGTGATCCCCTGGTCGCCGCTGGCGGGCGGGGTATTGAGCGGAAAATACCGCCGGCGGGATCTGCAGGCGACGGGCGATGAAACCGGCACCCGACGCGAAGTTGTGCGCACCAAGGGAACGCTGACCGCGCACAACCTCGACATCGCCGACGCCGTGGGCGATGTCGCCCGCGAAAGCGGCTATAGCGCTTCGCAGGTTGCGCTGGCCTGGACGCTGCGCAATACGGCGGTCACCGCGCCGATCGTCGGCGCCCGCACGCTGCCGCAGCTGGAAGACAACCTCGGCGCGCTGGAGGTGCGGCTGGCGGAAGAACACTGGCAGCGGCTGGACAACCTCAGCGCGATAGAACTGGGGTTCCCGCATGATTTTCTGGCGCTGTCGACCACCCGCAACATCATGTTCGGCGATCTGAACATCGCCAGGCGCAGATAA